Proteins from a genomic interval of Calypte anna isolate BGI_N300 chromosome 6, bCalAnn1_v1.p, whole genome shotgun sequence:
- the PAOX gene encoding peroxisomal N(1)-acetyl-spermine/spermidine oxidase, whose protein sequence is MEGGTGRRVLVVGAGLAGLGAAQRLRGHGSLRLLEASARAGGRVCTQPFASGLVEMGAHWIHGPSPGNPIFRLATDYGLLGPEAAQEENQRAEVGGRAPLPSVTYGSSGRVLDPQVVSQARDLFDSLLASTHTSWGAGKVPAPSVGQYLRAEITRRISALAGGQEEVQRLQLAVLAACFKLECCISGTHSMDLVALEPFREYVSLPGVDCTVPGGYSSLPQRMLSTLPEGTVLLNKEVKSIQWRGSFREEGDDTRDFPVQVECKDGDTFLADHVIITVPLGFLKECHQDFFHPPLPKRKAEAIHHLGFGTNNKIFLEFEQPFWEPQQQLLEVVWEDESPLEEPSTDLEANWFKKLVGFVVLQPPEQHGHVLCGFIAGKESEYMETLSDGEVLSTMTRVLRMLTGNPCLPAPRSMLRSQWHSAPYTRGSYSYVAVGSSGDDIDTLAQPLPEDTKDSRPLQLLFAGEATHRTFYSTTHGALLSGWREAERLNKLFEASSPIPQQ, encoded by the exons ATGGAGGGCGGCACTGGGCGAAGGGTGCTGGTGGTGGGCGCGGGGCTggcggggctgggggctgcgCAGCGGCTCCGGGGCCACGGCTCCCTCCGCCTGCTGGAGGCATCGGCCCGCGCCGGCGGACGCGTCTGCACCCAGCCCTTCG CGTCAGGGCTGGTGGAAATGGGAGCACACTGGATCCACGGCCCCTCGCCGGGGAACCCAATCTTCCGCCTGGCCACCGACTACGGGCTGCTGGGCCCAGAGGCAGCCCAGGAGGAGAACCAGCGGGCGGAGGTGGGAGGCCGCGCCCCGCTGCCCTCCGTCACCTACGGCAGCTCGGGAAGAGTGCTGGACCCTCAGGTGGTGAGCCAAGCCCGAGACCTCTTTGACAGTCTCCTGGCTTCCACGCACACCTCTTGGGGGGCCGGGAAGGTGCCGGCACCCAGCGTGGGTCAGTATTTACGGGCGGAGATCACCCGGAGGATCTCTGCGCTGGCGGGAGGCCAGGAGGAGGTCCAGCGGCTCCAGCTGGCTGTGCTCGCTGCCTGCTTCAAGCTGGAGTGTTGCATCTCTGGGACCCACAGCATGGATCTGGTGGCCCTGGAGCCCTTCAGGGAGTATGTGTCCCTGCCTGGCGTGGACTGCACTGTCCCAGG CGGCTACAGCAGCCTGCCCCAGCGCATGCTCTCGACTCTGCCCGAGGGCACAGTTCTGCTCAACAAGGAGGTGAAGAGCATCCAGTGGAGAGGGTCGTTCCGTGAGGAAGGGGATGATACCAGGGATTTCCCTGTCCAGGTGGAGTGCAAGGACGGAGACACCTTCCTTGCTGACCACGTCATCATCACCGTCCCACTGG GTTTCCTCAAGGAATGCCACCAGGACTTCTTCCACCCTCCCCTGCccaagaggaaagcagaagccATTCACCACCTAGGTTTTGGCACCAACAACAAGATCTTCCTGGAGTTTGAGCAGCCTTTCTGGgaacctcagcagcagctcctcgaAGTGGTGTGGGAGGATGAGTCTCCTCTTGAGGAGCCCAGCACTGACCTGGAGGCCAACTGGTTTAAGAAGCTCGTTGGATTCGTGGTCCTTCAACCACCGGAGCA gcaCGGGCACGTCCTCTGTGGCTTCATTGCAGGGAAGGAGTCGGAGTACATGGAGACTCTGAGTGACGGGGAGGTTCTCAGCACCATGACACGTGTCCTCCGCATGCTGACAG GGAacccctgcctgcctgctcctaGGAGCATGCTGAGGTCCCAGTGGCACAGTGCTCCCTACACCCGGGGCTCCTACAGCTACGTGGCCGTCGGCAGCTCAGGAGATGACATTGACACCTTGGCTCAGCCCCTGCCTGAGGACACCAAGGACTCCAGG cctctgcagctcctctttgCTGGTGAGGCCACCCACCGCACCTTCTACTCCACCACCCATGGGGCCCTGTTGTCAGGCTGGAGAGAGGCTGAGCGGCTCAACAAGCTCTTCGAGGCTTCCAGTCCCATTCCTCAGCAGTga
- the MMP24OS gene encoding protein MMP24OS, translated as MAEPRPTAPVKPPGSPTVGSTGTAGTGEHGVPSAAGSGPQPTPQPPSAPQPAPQPGPAQNPLDDTRFLIASTNWY; from the coding sequence ATGGCGGAGCCGCGGCCTACGGCACCCGTGAAGCCTCCGGGGAGCCCCACGGTGGGTTCCACCGGCACGGCGGGCACCGGGGAGCACGGGGTGCCCTCTGCCGCAGGGTCAGGTCCCCAACCCACCCCTCAGCCACCCTCGGCCCCTCAGCCCGCCCCGCAGCCGGGCCCCGCGCAGAACCCCTTGGATGACACCCGCTTCCTGATCGCCAGCACCAACTGGTACTAA